In one Brassica oleracea var. oleracea cultivar TO1000 chromosome C9, BOL, whole genome shotgun sequence genomic region, the following are encoded:
- the LOC106312963 gene encoding uncharacterized protein LOC106312963 isoform X2: MTMAEYSKVKTSVWWDIENCEVPKGWDAHAIAQNLGSALLDMNYCGPVSILAYGDTNLIPHHVQQALSSTGVGLNHVPAGVKDASDKKILVDMLLWAVDNPAPANIMLISGDRDFSNALHQLSMRRYTILLAQPPRASAPLVAAAKNVWLWTSLASGGPPLTSGESSGPVNNGRCNVSNPVSELAQSSKPTGSTSVVGDTNVTSSDSFRAHLSDKRQTSQAAFVASHKAHASVSVKPIQEADVVEPVLCTVCQISCISKEVYARHTYGKRHRHNLELQSGKVPGPAVFPKEVLTRQNRRIRRRSRKALIDSKKLQEKGVGEKFQPREAIAQSQFKKKYVAMVNQSEEVEERGEGEKRQPVETITESLLHCQNTQENNTKSLEKQSKELREILFGTSESSVQEKLPRTKDQAETVNKQLPNEEARPLNQSQGATDNHSGDVKKKKKQKEVMERRSKLCHHCVVICDSQGVSTLVCSNIYHWTNHPLAAFVDDAVWCQVCQTRCNSKAAYENHTYGKKHRQNLELQSAKNENMSKGQAKLSEENAKDQTAFDSQNNAAMVKEQTDKAFVDSKKNQEESDQGAQEEDKEEVKEVNAVSENLVHVFNGLNRESRIPKESRGCLDVIPERVIVPPDVNVTGKFEDESKHKQEREKECAGGGKEHPGEAGKREESKKVQVDKLWTRLWWGKS, translated from the exons ATGACTATGGCAGAGTACTCCAAGGTCAAAACTTCGGTTTGGTGGGATATAGAGAACTGCGAGGTTCCTAAAGGATGGGATGCTCATGCGATTGCGCAGAACTTGGGTTCTGCTTTGTTGGATATGAACTACTGTGGTCCTGTTTCAATCCTTGCTTATGGTGACACCAACCTCATCCCTCACCATGTTCAGCAAGCTCTCTCTTCTACTGGTGTTGGCCTTAATCACGTCCCTGCAG GAGTGAAAGATGCGAGTGATAAAAAGATTCTAGTTGATATGTTGCTGTGGGCTGTAGACAACCCTGCACCAGCCAACATCATGCTCATCTCAGGTGATAGGGACTTCTCCAATGCTCTTCACCAGCTAAGTATGAGGAGGTACACCATTCTTCTCGCTCAGCCTCCACGTGCCTCGGCTCCGCTTGTCGCTGCTGCCAAAAATGTATGGCTATGGACAAGCCTAGCATCAGGAGGTCCTCCTCTTACAAGTGGTGAATCCTCTGGACCGGTTAACAATGGACGCTGTAATGTCTCTAATCCAGTTTCTGAACTAGCTCAATCCAGCAAACCAACTGGTTCAACTTCTGTCGTTGGAGATACTAATGTTACTTCTTCTGATAGCTTTAGAGCACACCTCTCAGATAAAAGACAGACATCTCAG GCTGCGTTTGTAGCTAGTCATAAAGCTCATGCTAGTGTTTCAGTCAAACCTATACAGGAAGCAGATGTTGTGGAACCTGTTCTGTGTACTGTTTGCCAGATCAGCTGCATCAGTAAGGAGGTATATGCAAGGCACACGTATGGTAAAAGACACCGACACAACTTGGAGCTGCAATCAGGTAAGGTTCCGGGACCAGCTGTGTTTCCTAAGGAGGTTCTGACAAGACAGAACAGAAGAATAAGAAGAAGGTCAAGGAAG GCACTAATTGATTCTAAGAAGCTCCAAGAGAAAGGTGTAGGAGAAAAGTTTCAACCAAGAGAAGCAATTGCACAGTCTCAGTTTAAAAAGAAGTATGTTGCCATGGTGAATCAATCAGAG GAGGTTGAAGAGAGAGGTGAGGGAGAAAAGCGTCAACCAGTAGAAACAATCACAGAGTCTCTGTTGCATTGTCAAAACACTCAAGAGAACAACACCAAGTCCTTGGAGAAGCAAAGCAAAGAGCTCAGAGAGATACTATTTGGCACCTCAGAAAGCAGTGTACAAGAAAAACTTCCAAGAACTAAAGACCAGGCAGAGACTGTTAACAAACAGCTTCCAAATGAAGAAGCAAG GCCTTTAAACCAGTCTCAAGGAGCAACTGATAATCACTCAGGGGATGTGAAGAAGAAGAAGAAGCAGAAGGAGGTGATGGAACGCCGATCTAAGCTTTGTCATCATTGCGTAGTGATTTGTGATAGCCAAGGTGTTTCAACACTAGTCTGCAGTAACATATATCATTGGACAAACCACCCTTTG GCTGCCTTTGTAGATGATGCTGTGTGGTGCCAAGTCTGCCAGACGAGATGCAACAGCAAGGCTGCATATGAAAATCACACCTATGGGAAAAAACATCGACAAAACTTGGAGTTGCAATCTGCCAAGAATGAAAACATGTCTAAAGGACAAGCCAAGCTTTCTGAGGAGAATGCAAAGGACCAAACCGCCTTTGATTCTCAGAACAATGCTGCCATGGTGAAGGAACAAACAGAT AAGGCATTTGTTGACTCAAAGAAAAATCAAGAAGAAAGTGATCAAGGGGCACAAGAAGAAGATAAAGAGGAAGTGAAGGAGGTAAACGCAGTATCCGAGAACCTGGTGCATGTTTTCAATGGACTGAATCGAGAGTCTAGAATACCCAAAGAATCGAG AGGATGTTTGGATGTAATTCCTGAGAGAGTAATAGTGCCACCAGATGTGAATGTGACCGGGAAGTTTGAAGATGAGTCAAAGCACAAACAAGAACGTGAAAAGGAGTGTGCAGGAGGAGGTAAGGAGCATCCCGGAGAGGCTGGTAAAAGGGAAGAGAGTAAGAAGGTCCAAGTTGATAAATTATGGACACGCCTTTGGTGGGGAAAGAGTTAA
- the LOC106312963 gene encoding uncharacterized protein LOC106312963 isoform X1 codes for MTMAEYSKVKTSVWWDIENCEVPKGWDAHAIAQNLGSALLDMNYCGPVSILAYGDTNLIPHHVQQALSSTGVGLNHVPAGVKDASDKKILVDMLLWAVDNPAPANIMLISGDRDFSNALHQLSMRRYTILLAQPPRASAPLVAAAKNVWLWTSLASGGPPLTSGESSGPVNNGRCNVSNPVSELAQSSKPTGSTSVVGDTNVTSSDSFRAHLSDKRQTSQAAFVASHKAHASVSVKPIQEADVVEPVLCTVCQISCISKEVYARHTYGKRHRHNLELQSGKVPGPAVFPKEVLTRQNRRIRRRSRKALIDSKKLQEKGVGEKFQPREAIAQSQFKKKYVAMVNQSEEVEERGEGEKRQPVETITESLLHCQNTQENNTKSLEKQSKELREILFGTSESSVQEKLPRTKDQAETVNKQLPNEEARECFDGIVRPLNQSQGATDNHSGDVKKKKKQKEVMERRSKLCHHCVVICDSQGVSTLVCSNIYHWTNHPLAAFVDDAVWCQVCQTRCNSKAAYENHTYGKKHRQNLELQSAKNENMSKGQAKLSEENAKDQTAFDSQNNAAMVKEQTDKAFVDSKKNQEESDQGAQEEDKEEVKEVNAVSENLVHVFNGLNRESRIPKESRGCLDVIPERVIVPPDVNVTGKFEDESKHKQEREKECAGGGKEHPGEAGKREESKKVQVDKLWTRLWWGKS; via the exons ATGACTATGGCAGAGTACTCCAAGGTCAAAACTTCGGTTTGGTGGGATATAGAGAACTGCGAGGTTCCTAAAGGATGGGATGCTCATGCGATTGCGCAGAACTTGGGTTCTGCTTTGTTGGATATGAACTACTGTGGTCCTGTTTCAATCCTTGCTTATGGTGACACCAACCTCATCCCTCACCATGTTCAGCAAGCTCTCTCTTCTACTGGTGTTGGCCTTAATCACGTCCCTGCAG GAGTGAAAGATGCGAGTGATAAAAAGATTCTAGTTGATATGTTGCTGTGGGCTGTAGACAACCCTGCACCAGCCAACATCATGCTCATCTCAGGTGATAGGGACTTCTCCAATGCTCTTCACCAGCTAAGTATGAGGAGGTACACCATTCTTCTCGCTCAGCCTCCACGTGCCTCGGCTCCGCTTGTCGCTGCTGCCAAAAATGTATGGCTATGGACAAGCCTAGCATCAGGAGGTCCTCCTCTTACAAGTGGTGAATCCTCTGGACCGGTTAACAATGGACGCTGTAATGTCTCTAATCCAGTTTCTGAACTAGCTCAATCCAGCAAACCAACTGGTTCAACTTCTGTCGTTGGAGATACTAATGTTACTTCTTCTGATAGCTTTAGAGCACACCTCTCAGATAAAAGACAGACATCTCAG GCTGCGTTTGTAGCTAGTCATAAAGCTCATGCTAGTGTTTCAGTCAAACCTATACAGGAAGCAGATGTTGTGGAACCTGTTCTGTGTACTGTTTGCCAGATCAGCTGCATCAGTAAGGAGGTATATGCAAGGCACACGTATGGTAAAAGACACCGACACAACTTGGAGCTGCAATCAGGTAAGGTTCCGGGACCAGCTGTGTTTCCTAAGGAGGTTCTGACAAGACAGAACAGAAGAATAAGAAGAAGGTCAAGGAAG GCACTAATTGATTCTAAGAAGCTCCAAGAGAAAGGTGTAGGAGAAAAGTTTCAACCAAGAGAAGCAATTGCACAGTCTCAGTTTAAAAAGAAGTATGTTGCCATGGTGAATCAATCAGAG GAGGTTGAAGAGAGAGGTGAGGGAGAAAAGCGTCAACCAGTAGAAACAATCACAGAGTCTCTGTTGCATTGTCAAAACACTCAAGAGAACAACACCAAGTCCTTGGAGAAGCAAAGCAAAGAGCTCAGAGAGATACTATTTGGCACCTCAGAAAGCAGTGTACAAGAAAAACTTCCAAGAACTAAAGACCAGGCAGAGACTGTTAACAAACAGCTTCCAAATGAAGAAGCAAG AGAATGTTTTGATGGCATTGTCAGGCCTTTAAACCAGTCTCAAGGAGCAACTGATAATCACTCAGGGGATGTGAAGAAGAAGAAGAAGCAGAAGGAGGTGATGGAACGCCGATCTAAGCTTTGTCATCATTGCGTAGTGATTTGTGATAGCCAAGGTGTTTCAACACTAGTCTGCAGTAACATATATCATTGGACAAACCACCCTTTG GCTGCCTTTGTAGATGATGCTGTGTGGTGCCAAGTCTGCCAGACGAGATGCAACAGCAAGGCTGCATATGAAAATCACACCTATGGGAAAAAACATCGACAAAACTTGGAGTTGCAATCTGCCAAGAATGAAAACATGTCTAAAGGACAAGCCAAGCTTTCTGAGGAGAATGCAAAGGACCAAACCGCCTTTGATTCTCAGAACAATGCTGCCATGGTGAAGGAACAAACAGAT AAGGCATTTGTTGACTCAAAGAAAAATCAAGAAGAAAGTGATCAAGGGGCACAAGAAGAAGATAAAGAGGAAGTGAAGGAGGTAAACGCAGTATCCGAGAACCTGGTGCATGTTTTCAATGGACTGAATCGAGAGTCTAGAATACCCAAAGAATCGAG AGGATGTTTGGATGTAATTCCTGAGAGAGTAATAGTGCCACCAGATGTGAATGTGACCGGGAAGTTTGAAGATGAGTCAAAGCACAAACAAGAACGTGAAAAGGAGTGTGCAGGAGGAGGTAAGGAGCATCCCGGAGAGGCTGGTAAAAGGGAAGAGAGTAAGAAGGTCCAAGTTGATAAATTATGGACACGCCTTTGGTGGGGAAAGAGTTAA
- the LOC106319204 gene encoding serine/threonine-protein kinase TNNI3K-like has translation MIQDQPLVVFSLRRNSFRRRSSITNLDDRGWTPLHVKARKGDLKSVKQLLDQGFDVNALAWGPKSKGVSPLHLAAEGGHIDVMDLLLERGANIDARTWGSCGWTPLHAAAKERKREAVKFLVENGAFLPDDISDTRFNPPVHYCHGLEWAYEEMKKLNSESSSSGGDTSSSSEN, from the coding sequence ATGATCCAAGACCAGCCTCTTGTTGTATTCTCGCTCCGGCGCAACTCTTTCAGACGCCGATCCTCCATAACCAACCTCGACGACAGAGGATGGACTCCGCTCCACGTCAAAGCTCGAAAAGGCGATTTGAAATCAGTCAAGCAGCTGCTCGACCAAGGGTTTGATGTTAACGCTCTAGCGTGGGGACCTAAGTCGAAAGGGGTGAGCCCTCTTCACCTTGCAGCGGAGGGAGGTCACATTGATGTCATGGATCTGCTTCTTGAGCGTGGGGCTAATATTGATGCAAGGACATGGGGCTCCTGCGGGTGGACTCCTCTCCATGCTGCGGCTAAAGAGAGGAAGAGAGAAGCTGTGAAGTTTCTGGTGGAGAATGGTGCGTTCTTACCTGATGATATAAGTGATACTAGGTTTAACCCGCCGGTGCATTACTGTCATGGACTGGAGTGGGCGTATGAGGAGATGAAGAAGCTTAACAGCGAGTCTTCTTCTTCTGGTGGAGACACATCTTCCAGTTCTGAGAACTGA
- the LOC106319203 gene encoding probable leucine-rich repeat receptor-like protein kinase At1g35710, giving the protein MVSSRCELLVICVLSLFFVLAHSKTLKRDVKALNEIKASLGWRVVYSWVGDDPCGDGDLPPWSGVTCSTQGGYRVVTELEVYAVSIVGPFPIAVTNLLDLTRLDLHNNKLTGPIPPQIGRLKRLKVLNLRWNKLQDVIPPEIGELKRLTHLYLSFNSFKGEIPKELAALPELRYLYLQENRLIGRIPAELGTLQNLRHLDVGNNHLVGTIRELIRFDGSFPSLRNLYLNNNYLSGGIPAQLSNLTSLEIVYLSYNKLIGNIPFAISHIPKLTFLYLDHNQFTGRIPDAFYKHPFLKEMYIEGNMFKQGANPIGTHIVLEVSDSDFVV; this is encoded by the exons ATGGTTTCTTCTCGCTGTGAGCTACTTGTGATCTGTGTCTTGTCTCTCTTCTTTGTTCTGGCTCACTCCAAGACGCTTAAGCGTGATG TGAAAGCTTTGAATGAAATAAAAGCCTCTTTGGGATGGAGAGTGGTGTATTCATGGGTTGGTGATGATCCTTGTGGAGATGGAGACCTTCCTCCTTGGTCTGGTGTCACCTGTTCCACACAAGGTGGCTATAGGGTTGTCACAGAACT AGAAGTTTACGCAGTTTCTATTGTTGGACCTTTCCCCATTGCAGTAACAAACCTTTTGGACTTGACTAGACT GGATCTACATAACAACAAGCTGACTGGTCCAATCCCTCCACAGATTGGGAGACTAAAACGGCTCAAAGTACT GAACCTGAGGTGGAACAAACTACAAGATGTGATTCCCCCTGAGATTGGGGAGCTGAAGAGGCTAACACATTT GTACTTGAGCTTCAATAGCTTCAAAGGAGAGATTCCGAAGGAGTTAGCTGCTCTTCCCGAGCTTCGGTATCTATATCTTCAAGAAAACCGTCTCATTGGTAGAATACCTGCTGAGCTAGGGACGCTTCAGAACCTCCGCCACCT AGACGTTGGTAACAATCACTTGGTGGGAACTATACGTGAGCTTATTCGTTTTGATGGTAGCTTCCCATCTCTTCGCAACCT GTACTTGAATAATAACTATTTGAGTGGAGGCATCCCTGCTCAGCTATCTAATCTTACGAGCTTAGAGATTGT GTACCTGTCTTACAACAAGTTAATTGGAAACATTCCTTTTGCCATTTCTCATATTCCTAAGTTGACATTCCT GTATCTTGATCACAACCAGTTTACTGGGAGAATCCCAGACGCATTCTACAAGCATCCATTCCTCAAAGAAAT GTACATCGAAGGCAACATGTTCAAACAAGGTGCTAACCCAATTGGCACCCACATAGTTCTAGAAGTTTCTGATTCCGATTTTGTCGTGTGA